The DNA window GGTTGGCTCGGTTTAAAACCCCGTAGAGCTTCTTGAAGTTGGGGAAGGCCGCTTCTCTCATCCACACGATCAGGTCTTCGTTGATGAAGCCGTTGTTGGTGGGGTCCCTGGGATCTAACTCGTACACAGGCTTCTGCCAGTACGGAGGCTTCCCTGTGCCTGTGCAGCACACATGAGGCAGACACCGAGAGTCACATCTGAAACACTGGAGTGCTGACTTACTTAATACCTGCGTTTGACTGAGCTTACCGTTAAACACTTGAGCCAGGGTCGAGCCGTCCGTCTTTGGGTTGCGGAACTTGACATTTTTGTCTGTATACCAGGTGATGCCGCCACGCAGCAGAGGTACTGGCACTGGAGCACCGTTGTTGCTGTGATACATCAGAGTGAAGGAGTCTAGGGGGAACAGATGTGAGTTAGGAGGCTACTTAGAGAAAAGGTGGAGGCTGTGTGCTATGTGTGGTGCTCACCATTGAAGATACTGTTGGCCACAGCACCACAGGGGGCAATGGGGTTCCCATGTTGGTCTTTTGCAAAGGGAATGCAGTATGGACTGGGGTTCTGGGGTCAGGAGACAAGAACAATACAGAAACTCAGGAAGGTTATTACACAATCTAAGTGTAATCAGGTGCCATACTTAAAGCTGCTCCGcggattttttgttgattctagtGGCCCCTGTGGTCAAAACCAGCACAAGCACCTCCGCTTCCAGTGGTACAGATCTATTTGTGGCCATGCACGATCAATAACTGtaaaatgatgatggtgaaacaagTGCTGTGCggtaccaccagactacagagcagcatcttccctcaggctgtgagactcgATTCATCCTCAACATGGATAATTATTTCAGAATTGAGTCTTTATTTGAGCCTGAATCTGATCCGGTGACTGGAATTAAAAACAACTCTAATAACCATACAAAAAGGCCCATCCAAATGCTGATGGTCCCATTTGCTTCTGTAGGATCAGTATTAAGATGAggctgtttcataaccagtttaAAGTTCCTTGAAGTGcattaaagtacattttaacaGCTACAATAatttgtgtgtatataattTTATTTCTCCACATTTGAAAGGGAAATATTGAACTGTTTACTCCACCTAATTCATATGACAGTAATACTACATATAAGTGTATAAAATTATTAGAATTAGCTCGACCAACTCCTTTAAAATTTTGCTTTAACTTTGCTTTATACACTTATTTACCCCTAGGGCaccatttttcagatttttgatattttaattacactttGCCGTACATATTATATCCTTATATACTTtcgttttttcttttgaattattttacttgtttgacacattttattttgaatattctGGTTTTTAAAACGCTCAGTTTTTCAAGACCAgccaacaatttttttttatctacatgGTATTACATATAGCAAGCAGTCATCTCTTTTACTAACATACTTTTACGTCAGTAAGATTTTGAATGTAGAACTGTCAAAATATGCGTGAATAGTATTTTTACACTGTAGTGTTAATACTACTTAACGCAAAGCTGCTGTAATTTCATATTCTtctgtattccaacagtaaGTGATTGGTAAGTAACAttatgtctctcctcctgtctctctaaATTTGCTGGTATCCCTGTCCACGccatccaatcaggacagagaactccatgaAGAGGCGGCCCTGTCTGATTTCTGCTCCACGTTTATGTGGCgatgtagagaggagggagtgggattacaaacagaaaaagggacaggaaaatacaaacaacGCTTAGAGCAGCTTTAAGTAAAAGCCCTGATACTTTACCCACCTCTGAATCAGAAAGGTACACACAGCACTTTACCATTTCAGTTTCAAACAAGGTGTCTTGGGACAGAAAGGGGCATTTGTTATTAATCAAGTGTCCTTGTTGTGATAAATTCATTCAAACATATTGTGGAGCTACCTTTAAGTTTTTCTTCCTGCCAACCATCTGTCCGTCGTCTCTGGAGTCCATATATCTGCGGAGGTTCTGGTGGAAGTTTCGGAGGCCGTAGTAGAAGAAGACGTCTCcctgaaacagcagcaggacacaaaCCATCAAACAGGACAAACAGACTTTTTGGAGACCTGATTGGCTGAATTCTGTCTTTGACTGTTTTGAAGCTTTAGAGCCTctgcaagaaaacacagaaaagaagcaTTTTGGAAATAGTctgacaaaatgattttaatctCAAGGTCCActtaaaatgtttgacatcCTACATGTTTTACTTGGATTTCAAAGTGTCACCGCTACCTTGAACGGTTTCTCGACGGGAAGTATCACCCTGCAGGTGCAGGTCTGTGCTGCGTTGCTCGCGTTCTTACGTTTTTCAAAACACATATTACATGTCCCGGCGTCCGTGTAGTCCAgctgaggagacaggagagagttCATTAAAGGAGTAGAATAAATTGTGAATCATCCGTTCCTGTTTACCTCCCTCTGAACTTAACCTTGGatctttcctctctttgtcgCTCCCTGTTTTATTGCACACGAGGGCATTCAGTATCTTCCtgtctttcacacacatacGCCTGGTGTATTTACCTACATTATCTACACATACAgcgtgttaaaaaaaaacaaaaaaaaaaaactaaagaagcaaattttccaaaacacacagtcactcacCTTTATTTCCTTTGTGGTCTGCACAGTGAGAAGAAGCCATACTCCGAGCAGCATGCATATCAGAGACATAAAGTAGAAGGAGGGCAGCACAGTGTGAGCTGTGAGCATGGGAGTCCAGGCAGGTAGCCTCTGCTGTTTGAACGCCGAGTTGTCCGGTCTCCGAGACAAGGGCCCAGACTTGTCCTTCACTTTGCCCATCACAGGGACCTTTGGCTAGCAACAGAAGAGAAACTTGGACAGCCGGAGAGCCAAAATGTCAGAGAAGGCGCTGCTCTGTCGTCTCTTCCTGTTCTCTTTTTCAGCGATatctctctacacacacacacaactctgcTTGCCAAGAGATTTTCCCAGCAGGCCTTACAGGGCGGGTAAACTGTTGCGGCCTGTTACTTATTAACCACAATCCTTTTACTTAACTAcctctttctgttttcagttaCTCCAGTTCTCTTTGTGGttaggtttttttcttcttcactgctcTCTTGCTATGAGACACACGCAGGTTTCCGTTTGTTCAAACCAAAATGACACAGAAGTGTATTTTATATGTTCATGCTAATGAGCTGCTGGGGACATTCTGTTCAGCCCTGTGCCCCCTACATGctgcctttaaaatgttttatcaaaagGATGTTATGATAAATGGGACTTCCTATTGGGAGAGTAAACTCATGACCTCACACTGTCAGTAGGAGGGACTTCCCGAGGTCAGactcaacaaacaaaaggaTGTCGGTTTCATTCGGAGACCGTTTATTCAATTCATCACACCGGGACATTGCACTGGACTACAAGAGTGAACAAACAACACCACGCATTCGACGCGGCCTCTGAAAATAGTAAAAGCACAGCACGGatttcacactgacacaaagggaaaacaaacaggatgaggCCCCTTCAGCGTGTTGTGAGGAACATCAGTGCGAGGCTTAAAACATCAAGGCGCCGTGCGGATTATCAGCACACAGCGAGCGTTACAATGTGCAGCTAAAAGAGTCCGATTTTGACTTTGTCTTCTTTGCAACCATTCAGGATACCGGTCTCCAGCAGCTTCATGAAGTCCAGTTTGATCTGAAACAGACATGTAAATAAGATATGTAAAAGAGAAACATAGAGTTGATAGCCTCAAAACTCTAAGACATTAAAAAATAGTCTGCTTAGAATAACAATTTGCTAGAAATCTTAAATTATAACCCGACTGAGGGATTTTAGATGCCTATGCTGATATCAAGGACTGCAAAATTCTGATATCGATATTAACCGTGGAATGATTATCAAGCTGATATGCAGCATTTTCTGATCATCAATATCTAGgattttttaaacactgaataatctgaatctgcaaagtaatttgTATCAGCACAAAATGTACCAGGattcattccatcactggttgcagatttttatttttactgcaaatgaacaCCGATcccaaatatacatttttttagtCTCCCTGAGAAAGCCATCAGTTGACCCCTGTTGGCCGACACACAGATTTTTGCAATGAGCCCCAAAATGTGGCAAACAAACGTTTTGATTGCACTGAAACTATAAAGTTCACTGGGAATtcatcaatctttatttgtaacACCAATTTACAACAAGAGTTATTGGATGATGCTTTCTAATTGAACCGtacaattttattcatttaaggccattcatttttaataaaatcaagcaactttttctgcattataatctctacAGAAAGATTTCAAATCTCTTGTTTTACAGCATTTACACTGACATgatgtatatctgtgtgtgtattggcCAACTGATATATCAGTCAGGCACAAGATGTCTCCTGAGATACTGTAGATAAGATAAGACTTCATTGATCCCTCACCAGTGAAGTTCATTACTTCATTAACTTTAACACACTCCTAAGGCCAAGCACTTCACTGTCAAGCCTTCTAAAGTATTTGTAATATCATATGTCTGGCTCAGTCACATGTTAAAGTCAGAATTAAGGTTAacacaacatacaaacataaaatcaatttgaaaacaGCTGTCTATTTTCAAACTCTGACAGAGAAGATCAAGTCAAGTAACAATGACATAATTAAGAGGGAAGAGGGCCTGAAAGCTTCtcagaaaatcaaaatcattGATAGTGTGTTGAGTCAAAGCAAGCTCATCATCTTTTtaagccagcagggggcagcagtggCTCACCTCAGGAATATCCGCCATCCTTCGGAGCTTCTGGTCCCTCCAGTTCCAGTCCAAGACCAGGTATCTCAGCGCCCGCAAGGTCAAACcctctggagaaagaaaaaacaaaacaaaccaagttttttttcacagactaTGAGTACTTTGAAGTTTCACAGTAACAAACTCGTCTCCACACCTACCTTTCTCAATCAGAGCGTTGATCCGAGCAGGGGTCCCTACTCCGATGTGGGTGACTCCTTTTtgcagcagcttcacctgcTCCTCTATCtgtacagacagaaagacagactgctgagaaaatgtgtcattgtgCACAGTTCAGACGCTTGTTATGTCCGCCATCGCCATTACCTTAATATGTTTTGCGAAAAGTTTTATTGCTTTGGCTGCACCCTTGAAGGTCGTCAGCTGCCTGgggatgacacacacagtgcacaatTAAAAAGCTGTAATGGAGGAAATTCGACAAACGTGTCAAAACGTGCATCACTTACTTAATGAGCTCGATGGCTcggagagcagagctgcagacgaTGAGCAGAACCACAGAACTCTTTTCTGTATGCTGCTTTTGAATCTTGGCCCACTTGGGACAAACTGGAAAGAACGGGGCAAACGGGGAATAAGAGCGTGTTCAAGAATAAACAGCCGATGGGAGGGTTTAGTTCATAAAAACACTCACCCTGCTTCAGGTACGAGGAGAGGGTGTGCGTCAAGTCATTACTGGACAGAAAGCAGGAGTCTGGATGatgagggaggacagacagtgATGCTAGTGAATCAGATGAGCAGGTAATGACTGAACTTCTGATTTAAAAAGGGACTCGTCCTGACTCACCCAGCAACTTGAGCTCCTCCTGCTCAATCACGGAGCGCTTGTCTGAGAAGTACTGCGTCACCAGGTTCTGCAGGTCTGCCGGACAGCCTGGTTTAGGCTCCGAAGAGGACAAGACATCTGTgatcgtcttcttcttctggaaaacacaatgtAGTTATGTAGGGTAACATTCAAACGACAAGGCCCAGTGACTGTTGTACCTctttgcagcagcaggtgtCACCACACTcaccttcctctttttcttggGTTTTGTTGACTTTTCCTCATCAGTCTGCTTCTGAGGAGTGACACACTCTTTCTGTGAAGACAATACATGCAGAACATTCAATTCAGGAAAAGttattatatatgatatatatttaaCCAGTGTGTTGAGGGCATTCTGAGttacaaactgaaatgaaagtaaaactctcgccaaaatgcaacttaagcttttctttttgtgaatgtatatgagtcacACCTTAATGctaaagcataattatgatgaaagaagCAGATTtaagattgactgtattttcttttcgggtcaaactcattttaaatgggagtgcttggggcaaattagcgatagcatcaaaattgctatttttttttgctcgtaGTACCACCAGGgcctctacacatgaacatgagcattgtttgtgtatacagagtttgctaaaaagaaagtttttgaacaactcaccttagcagtgGCTTGTTCCGCTCGCAGCCATCGTGGCAGCCaagaagtatcgatctccgaatgAGACTtaagagttaaggtggaccgctacTGTCTTctggcaacaactatccacacaaTATCTCTcatgacttttccagcttttgattttagtattgtttcttatacattattaacaaagacaaaacaatgaattctctgtgtatttatatggaactaagctttaggagcggtccaccttaactcgCCTCCATGTTATGTCACATTCagagatcgacacttctcactggcaggaTAGCGGCGAgcggaggaaacatctgctaatGTGAGCTGTCCAACcctctttttagtaaactctgtgtacacaaacaatgttttcagtgccggtgttcatgtgtagagaccctggtgatactacgcacaaaatttcatgttgtgtcgagccttcttattgttttaaaaacagcgattttgatgctatcgctaacTTGCCCCAcgcactcccatttaaaatgagtttgacccgaaaatgaaaatacagtcaatcttaACAATGCCTCTTTTGTCATGATTATGCTTTTACgtaaaggtttgactcatacacattaacaaaaaaagcctaggttgcattttggcgagagttcCACTTTCATTCTAAAAATTCCTTTAGGTAAAATGGATGGAGTCATGCTATCATAAATCTGTATAATGTGTATCATATTATATCTGATTCAAAATCTATCAACATGCCTTGACTGTGAGCTGCAATTTAATTCAATCAATTTAATTATCATCATCGCTTGTACAACCAAATGATAGTTGTAGTGCCTTTATGCTACTTAGCAAAATtacataaaagtaaataataaataaatcttaaaacgtgaagaaaaacaattcagttGGGGTGAGGATGATTGATAAGGGACTGATATCATATTTTCTCAATCAACGGTCTATTAATGTGTGCTCTATTTCATGTTTCTAGTTTTCCAGAACACAAAGTGACATCTACAAATGCTTTGTTGTATCCAGCTTACAGTCTCAACCTCATAAATTATCTGATGCAAAACAAGAGTAAGCCACAAATTTTCACGATGGAGACACTGAAACCATAGAAttacatttctgcttgaaaatgaTTCAAACAATTAACTGAGCAAGAAAAGGAATAGCAATTTACTTTCTAGCATCTAGTCCAATACATCACACTGGTTAATTTTCACACCGGCTGATTTCACTCATTTATACTTTCTACTCATGACACACTGCATTATGGGCAGATTCAGAGCAATAATACAACGCCTCTCCTGATATCTATTCCATCGAACAAATTAACATGCAGGTAATTTCAACAGAGTGGGTTGGGATTAAAATGGTTTTCTTATCAAGTGTACTATAAAAACCCTCTCAAGGCCATAACACTATAATACCTGttcactctttttcttcttcttggcctGAACTGGTTTCTCCGTtaccctcttcctcttctctggtTTTGTCTGTGCGTTTGGTTTTTCTGTTGGCTGCCTTTCTTGAGTCTCGTCGTCCTCCTCTGCCTCGGATGGATCTAAAATCAAAGAGGGAGAAATGTCCTCATTACCATTCTGGATTTATGGATTCCCTTGCAACTGGGAGCAATGTAAGATAACGAAACTATTAAGAGGCAGCACAGAGCTGAGAACACATTTCAGGTTAGGCTGAATGAGGCGTTGCTATTAACAGTTATGCCTTACTACCATAACCATCTTAGAAACAGACAGACTCGCCATAGAAACAAGCGTAGGGAGTAATCACTTAAGCTTTTTCCATAGCTTTTTTCCCCCGAACTAGAGATCTGGCATTTACACCTTATGTAACAGACTTTTAAGGGTTGCTCATCAGCTGTGAGAGTCCAGGCAGCACATTTCAGTCACcaaacaaaggcagaaaaacacaaacgctCTCTGAGACGACAACAATGCTGCAGCAGACCTCAATCCACGCATCTGGTTATATTTAGCCTCTCTGTTGCTACCACTTCTCCGTGCATACCTCTCGTCTCATGCTATGAGGTCATGCTCAGACCCTCTGGCGTATATATGCTTGCTTGTTCAAAATACTTGAGCTTTAAAAACAGATGCCAGAGTGAACTTGGCAATACATTTGAGCACTTTATTGCTGGGTCCTTCCTGAATGTGCACTTTTAAAATGCCGGCACTTTTGCTTTGTAGTTCTCCCCATGGACCTTCAATGTCAAAGATCTGACAACACCCTCATTAAGTGGACCGACTGGATCAAATTTGTCACAAGTATCTGCTTGAGCCAAAGTTTGATTGTGGTGATGTCTGACTACTTAACATCAATGAGATTTCAGAGGAATTTCATGCTTTTCTGTGGGTAGAAATGAGATGAATGTcgttttttctttccaaatcCAGTAGCACCTGAACAGGTATTATATCATCAGCCTCTGATGGAAAACAACTGCTGTGACCTCACTGACTGGGGTGTGGCCAAAGATGAAACAAGCTTCAGAGCCTCAAACCACTGAGAGCAATGCGGCCTGCAAATAAACTTTTGTAGTCTAATGGTTGTGTAGTAGTATTTAGGAGTAGAAATGGAATATTTTTTCATCATACTGTTGTGATTTCATTGTCACTGACTGAGACTTTTATGCAGGGGGAGCAGACTTCAGAGCCCAGAATGGACTAACTAAATGCtagctctgcttttttttttttttttttaccacacaACTGTAGAAAGGTTTGAGACAAGgatgttcagttggttgcaaccTGCAACACTACCACAAGATGCCCCTGAATCCTACAAAGTGGACCTTAAATTGAAACATTTAGTGTTAAATTGCCTTTTTAAAGCGCTCAAACAATTTCAAGAACCATTTTGGAAAAACCTCTGAACAGTAATTTGTTGTTGGAGATATCGGGAATGTCTGCTCAGATCTGACAAACCATTTCTGTGAAGATAAGTTCCATAGAACATCATATTACATGAATTTATAAATCATTATATATATCAAGTTAAGAGGAAGCCCTTTATAGCATATTCAGTAATGAGATCAGAAGGCGTTAAAATGTCTGTAAGAGGTGGATCCATTATAATTCccttttaagtatttttttccccctgaaaatAAACCTATGGTTGCATAAATGTGAAACAGGAAGATTGTCATCTAAGGAACAGGCAGCTACGGGTGAGTTCACATCTCTACATCTATTGCCATGATGCTCTGTTATACACATTTCGTAATGCGACAACATCTTCCACTTGGGGAAAAACTACAGAGGTGCACCATGTCCGCAGAGCCACCACTGCTGGCAGTTAAAATCCAATATTAACACTGATACTGTTATTGTTATAGTGAttctgttcatttaaaaaacagctgtaGGCAGTTTGTTTCTATCTggttttactttttaacaacCCACTTGAAATATGCAGCACTGCAACTGTCGCTAATTTAAATTGTTTAGGTGTCATACAAGGCTAGCAGAGGGGGGTAATCATGCACAAACACTCCTAATAACAGTAGGTTTTTCTGTTCTTCCCATTCTGAGGACACTCATGAAGCACAATTTCCAAACTTGTAATATATTTTAGCAACTCTAAATCAAATAACCCTTTTGAAATTATTAAGTCTATGGGTTTCTGACCTTTAACATTGGGTTTCTGTTACAGGCCATGAGCGCTTCCAGATTTCCTGCCCTGTCTTCTAATTTCCAATCCTACAATCAGTTTATCCGGTCTTTATTATCACACccatctcctgttttttttttttttttttttttccattaccaCTATTCCTTGACCCAGTATAGTCAAGACCCATATAAAAGACAAGACAATATGGATGAATAAAGGATCTTGCACCCTCAATCTCCTGAGCAggtctttttcttctcatcatTCCATAACCACATTCGCACCTCACAACTCACTCTTAGATCCTAAACCTTATTTGTTGCAGTCATCCATCTGTATTTGAAACAGGCAGGCACACACCCTGTCTACTGAAAGACCACCCCCACTATTGATAGGCCAAAGCATCCCCCCCGACCCCCCGCTTATACTCATCCCTCTCTCGCTCACGTTCTGGACTGTAGAAAGGAAAGTGAATATAGACAGGTGCCACAGACCAGGGGAACAGAGGACAAGTAAAGAAAGACGGCTTATTATGATACTGGAGTTAAATGGAtcacaattaaaacaaagttCAGGCCTTTAGGTGACCAGAGAGCGACCTGCCTTTCCTGCAGCaggtaagtgtttttttcccccaaatgcTGATGCTAAATGTGCCTGTACGATCTGGCTTTGGGTTACTTCTGTAGGCACTGAGACATTGAGGAAGGGTGCTTGTTATAACATGCTGAAATCTGTGCAAAGATTGTGACCCATAGACCCAAGACACTATTTTACCACCAGTAGCAGTAGAGTCTGGCTTTATTTAGTTaaaagcagtttaaaaataaataaataaataaataaataaataaataaataaataaatgaatgaatgaatgaatgaatgaatgaatgaatgaatgaatgaatgaatgaatgaatgaatgaatgagtgtgtgtgtgtgtgtgtgtgtgtgtgtgtgtgtgtgtgtgtgtgtgtgtgtgttgacaacacaaaatacaatcaTCTGACAGTGCTGTTTTGCACTCACTGAGCTGTGAAATAATCTGGCCCACAAAACAATAAGCCTGTGGGGGGTAGACATTAACgaaacacacagatgacaaGTACCTATTGACAATGCCAGCAATGCTGATCACAAACCTATTGCATTTCTATTTTCACTAATGGCACAAAGATACAGGCCAAGGAGCCATTCAGAAAACATTGCAGGTATTTGATTTGGTGTTACATGGTGGAATGTGGTATTTGGATAATTCAGGATATTTTGTCTTGATAGGTGTCACAGAGGTTGTAAGGTGTGAGGAGGGCTAATGGAGTGTCCCACTGTATTATATATAGCTGAAAAAACTAATGCGACAGCTATGTCATGCTGATGCTTAGTTCAGTAATACTGTGATGTGTTTCTATTTAGTCTGGAATCATTGATATAAATTGGTTGGAcataatattaaaaacaaatctcagtGCAACAGTGCAGCATAATTTAACAGTACCACAAATAACTCAAGCCtcaaaaataaccataaatTTGAATCAGCACCCATCTTAAATGagctcaaacaaaaacagaacataataACTTTAATGAGTGTAGGATTTATTGCATTATCAGACTGCATTAGTTTTAGCCAGCTACTCAGTGAATTTTATGGCATATGTTCAGTGGACTACACACAGAAATGGGGACGTTGTAGAAAGTAATGTTGcggaatcattttttttttttttttgtaccatgATGAACAAAATTGCTCTTATTGTAGTGGTGTGGAGACAGGGGTCAATAATCTCAAACTCTAGccaattcaaattcaaactcTTTCTTGCATGTCTTGGTGTAACTTAAGGTGAGTggatgtatgtttttttcttttttcttttggtaaTTGGGATAATTTGGGTGAAGCAATGTTCCCATCATGAGCACTTTGGTTTGTAAGCCCAATTGTCTACTAGACTGAAAACTAGCTTTGATGTCCTCCATCTTTGAAACACATTTACTTGGAGCATTGATTTGCTGGGGCCTGATTTGTGTAAAGTCATCCAGACTGTACCTGCAATCTGTCTGTAATTAGTAGCTGACTTATAACAGGCTCATCATGAGCAAGCACATCATTGATTGATCATGCACAAAGTGCACCTCTAATGGCAAGCAAACAGAGCTGAGGGTAATGTGAGTACCTGTCTGAACTTAGTTTAAATTGTTAGTAAATGTGGATCTTACGGTGTTTAgctgatcactgctgcagccCAACATACCTCTGATAGGATGGGTGATAGATTAAAGGGAAAGTTCCTTATGTTGGGCCGCCACAGGCCCTCTATTAGAGAGATGAACACCATTTAGCGAAAAATACTCATTTAATACTTTGATCAAAGTGCTGAAAACCACCATTTGGTCTGAAATCTCACACTGgtgtattgatttaaaaagtggTGATCTAATAAATACTGAATGGTGTTACTGCATAATGCAGGACACCTAAGAAATCACCTGTATTGATGTTTCTAGATTCATCTATGCAagtttttctccattttgacAGCACTTTTATATTGCACCACTGCACTGAATTCTGCAGGTATTCTAGAATTTAAAGGcaaagttcacccagaaataaAATTCACTCAGTATCTACTCATCACCATACTGTTGGAAAAGTCCTGTAgctcacaaaacatttctagatcTTCAGCTAAGCATTTCCTGAAAAACTCAGGCAGATGGGGgcttaaattaataaaataacatggctccatacagcttgttgTCCCTGGAAGCCCTGTGATCCCTAACTGATTTGAAAAGCAATATTTACACCGTTGATATGTGATCAAACTTATGCAACCATTTCAGACGGGGTGCAcactaacacttttagcttagcagctataGTAAAGAATTAAACATGATAGAGGATATTATCAATCAATCATACAATCCAATAACTTCCAGGGCTtgcagagacttggattatcCTGGAAGGGTTGTACGAAGctattgtatgttttgtgttgattgtttgattttttcaaAACCTTAAAACAAGTGCCTATctaggagaatgctgcagcgctgttttgctgtgaagctccagaaatgtttaccGGACTACAAAGATTTACCTGACTTCAATTAACCTGAGGGTGAGTATATAATGCCTGACTTTTTCTTCAAATGAGAAGTCAAgaaaatctttctttctttgacgCATTTGGCATCAGAGATTAATGCCAAATACAATACCTTAGACAACATAAAAATCAATACACTCCATTTAAACTACAGTATAAATGACTTCGAGACTTATTTCTATTCCAAGGAACTAAAGAAAGGAACTAACAGGAGAAAGGATTAGTATAAAGATGGTGAATGGATTGGAGTTTGTGACAAAGATGACAGGGGCTAATTCAATGCATACCAGATAAAACTATAATGAGGAAACCTCAAGGAAGGAAGCTTCTCTCAAGTAAGTTTGCTGGCATCAAATTGAGCAGTACCTGATACAGCTGCATACTGCTAGCAGATGCCAGGATGAGAAACCTGTTTCAATAATTCTAAAGTGCTTCGTGAAGAGAGCAGGCGTTGACCTATGAGAGAAGTTTGGTGCCTTCAGTGTCTTGTCCACTATATTTTCCAACAGT is part of the Acanthopagrus latus isolate v.2019 chromosome 9, fAcaLat1.1, whole genome shotgun sequence genome and encodes:
- the cmss1 gene encoding protein CMSS1 isoform X1, translated to MGDDLGDEWWAHEGKSDPSEAEEDDETQERQPTEKPNAQTKPEKRKRVTEKPVQAKKKKKSEQKECVTPQKQTDEEKSTKPKKKRKKKKTITDVLSSSEPKPGCPADLQNLVTQYFSDKRSVIEQEELKLLDSCFLSSNDLTHTLSSYLKQVCPKWAKIQKQHTEKSSVVLLIVCSSALRAIELIKQLTTFKGAAKAIKLFAKHIKIEEQVKLLQKGVTHIGVGTPARINALIEKEGLTLRALRYLVLDWNWRDQKLRRMADIPEIKLDFMKLLETGILNGCKEDKVKIGLF
- the cmss1 gene encoding protein CMSS1 isoform X2, which encodes MGDDLGDEWWAHEGKSDPSEAEEDDETQERQPTEKPNAQTKPEKRKRVTEKPVQAKKKKKSEQKECVTPQKQTDEEKSTKPKKKRKKKTITDVLSSSEPKPGCPADLQNLVTQYFSDKRSVIEQEELKLLDSCFLSSNDLTHTLSSYLKQVCPKWAKIQKQHTEKSSVVLLIVCSSALRAIELIKQLTTFKGAAKAIKLFAKHIKIEEQVKLLQKGVTHIGVGTPARINALIEKEGLTLRALRYLVLDWNWRDQKLRRMADIPEIKLDFMKLLETGILNGCKEDKVKIGLF
- the tmem30c gene encoding transmembrane protein 30C, which gives rise to MGKVKDKSGPLSRRPDNSAFKQQRLPAWTPMLTAHTVLPSFYFMSLICMLLGVWLLLTVQTTKEIKLDYTDAGTCNMCFEKRKNASNAAQTCTCRVILPVEKPFKGDVFFYYGLRNFHQNLRRYMDSRDDGQMVGRKKNLKNPSPYCIPFAKDQHGNPIAPCGAVANSIFNDSFTLMYHSNNGAPVPVPLLRGGITWYTDKNVKFRNPKTDGSTLAQVFNGTGKPPYWQKPVYELDPRDPTNNGFINEDLIVWMREAAFPNFKKLYGVLNRANPPFTNGLPKGNYSIDIQYNFPVQYFRGRKEVVVTTLTWFGGQNHFLPIAYLVTSSLILLIAVVLTVLWWKFGKNGKNMVE